Proteins encoded in a region of the Syntrophorhabdales bacterium genome:
- a CDS encoding MFS transporter — protein MYPRFPSLRGKGFLFLLFIWFIWFMNFNGRTLFSPLLPLIEQEFGTTHARAASIFTFISIGYGFALFSASRVAGFLGSKRAVLGSLTTAGLVFFVIPAIHRFSIFYPVVFVLAFALGVYLPTIIPMITEYYSEKDWGKAIAFHESASSLSIFGAPLIALFLLSFLSWRLIFIVVGGILLLCAMIFRVVATETHSGKIGSVNRGLLKNRSIWIMGILWIFCSGCVLGLYFVLPLYLVRELGMTVQYANSIFGLSRSGMVLIAIAAGFFVDRISLKKGLFLIMLATGLMTMLLATKDIGWIKSLLFVQATISGAFPPLALVAISRMFGRETRGQATGVVVTVGMVGTGIIPHLIGLTGDLVSFRLGIFLLGLCTVLASSLVLRLKDLR, from the coding sequence GTGTACCCACGATTCCCTTCGCTGCGCGGCAAAGGGTTCCTCTTTCTTCTCTTCATCTGGTTCATCTGGTTCATGAACTTTAATGGCAGGACCCTGTTCTCCCCTCTCCTTCCATTAATTGAACAGGAATTCGGTACCACGCACGCGCGGGCAGCAAGTATCTTCACATTCATCTCCATTGGTTACGGTTTCGCCCTCTTTTCTGCAAGCCGGGTGGCAGGCTTTCTAGGTTCGAAACGGGCCGTGCTGGGGTCGCTGACCACCGCAGGCTTGGTCTTCTTTGTGATTCCTGCAATACACAGGTTCAGCATCTTCTATCCTGTTGTCTTTGTGCTTGCTTTTGCGCTGGGCGTCTATCTCCCCACCATCATCCCGATGATCACAGAATACTATTCGGAGAAAGACTGGGGAAAAGCCATTGCGTTCCACGAATCAGCCAGTTCGCTCAGCATCTTCGGCGCGCCGTTGATTGCGCTCTTTCTCCTCTCATTCCTTTCATGGCGCCTTATTTTTATCGTTGTCGGCGGCATCTTGCTTCTCTGTGCCATGATCTTTCGGGTCGTAGCGACAGAAACGCATTCGGGCAAGATAGGCTCGGTGAACCGCGGTCTCCTGAAGAACCGATCCATCTGGATAATGGGCATTCTCTGGATCTTCTGCTCTGGATGCGTGCTTGGTCTCTATTTCGTTCTTCCGCTGTATCTCGTGAGAGAACTCGGAATGACGGTCCAGTACGCCAATTCCATCTTTGGTCTCTCCCGCTCAGGCATGGTACTGATCGCAATAGCAGCAGGGTTCTTTGTTGACCGGATCAGCTTGAAGAAGGGACTTTTTCTCATCATGCTTGCCACTGGACTCATGACAATGCTTCTCGCTACAAAGGATATCGGCTGGATCAAATCCCTTCTTTTCGTGCAGGCCACGATTTCGGGTGCATTCCCTCCTCTCGCCCTGGTGGCCATTTCCCGCATGTTCGGCCGGGAGACCCGCGGACAGGCGACAGGCGTAGTGGTCACGGTGGGGATGGTCGGGACCGGGATTATACCGCACTTGATCGGCCTCACCGGCGATCTGGTAAGTTTCCGCCTGGGCATCTTCCTCCTTGGCCTTTGCACCGTACTCGCCAGTTCTCTGGTTCTCCGGTTGAAGGACCTCCGTTGA